From Sphingomonas sp. PAMC26645:
CGTGCAGGCGAACTGGGAAACGCTGCACCGCCAAGTTCCCGCGGGGCTCGGCTTTACCGCGACCGGCATGGCGTATTGGAGCAGCGACACCGGCGGCTGGCAGTATCCGAACGGCCCGAAGGCGGAACATGCGCCGTTGCTTGATCCGGCGGGTGCGACCGCGATGTCGCCGAGCTACACAGACTATCCCGAACTATTCACGCGCTGGTTCGCGTATAACAGCTTCACGCCGACGCTGCGCATTCACGGCCAGCGTCCGGCGACGGCGATCTGGGATTACGGTGCGGCGGCGGAACCGGTGCTCGCGGGCTTCCTGAAGCTGCGATATGCGCTGATCCCGTATCTCTATTCGCTCGGCTATCAGACCTACAAGACGGGGGCGCCGTTCATGCGCGCGCTGTTCATGGACTTCCCGAACGACCCCGCCGTCGCGACGATCGGCGACGAATATATGTTCGGCCCGGCCTTCCTGGTAGCACCGGTCACGGAACAAGGCGCCACCAGCCGCAAGGTCTATCTGCCGGCCGGTTCAGAATGGTATGATTATTGGACCGATCAGCGGTTTGCCGGTGGTCAGACGATTTTGGCCGCAGCGCCAATCGACCGCATTCCACTGTTCGTCCGCGCGGGTTCGATCGTCCCGATGGGCGTGCAGGTGCCGAGCACTGCGACGAAACAGGCGCTCGAGACGATCAAGGTCTATCCCGGCCGTGACGCGAGCTTCACGCTGTACGACGATGACGGCGTGACCAATGGTTACAAGAAGGGCAGCGGATCTAGCGCTGTTCTTCGTTGGAACGATGCGGCGAAGACATTGACCGCATCCGGCCCCCTGCCGACCCGCCAAGCGGTCAATACGCTGGTGAAGATCGTGACGCCGCGCGAGCTGGCGGCGGCACGCTAGGGCCCGACGAAGGGCAGGTCCCGTTTCTTTAGAGGCGACCTGCCCTGAGCGTTTTCCTGTTCGGCTACGCGTCGACTAGCCGACCCAGCAGGTTCGTCATGCGCAGTCGACCGAGCACGGTTAGCTGAACGTGCGATCGGCGGCCGTCGCGGGCATCGCGAATGCGTTCGACCAGGTCGGCATCCTGCAACATCGTCAGATAGCGTAGCGCGGTGGCCGATGGCGCCCGCGCGCCGATGCAGACCGCCGAGACGCTCAGCCGGCGTTGCTCGTGTTCCGAGATGAACAGATCCAGTAGGATATCCCAGGCAGGTTCCGAGAACAGCGCGTCGCCAAGCATCGCATCCCGGACCTTGCGGAGTTCGTACAGCCGCCGGGCCATATCGACCAGAACGGTATCCGATACGGCGAACGGCGTCGCGCGCTTGGCGATATTGATCGGCGCCATGGCAAGTGCGTAGGTCATAAACGTCTTCCGAATTCGCTTATCGGATCGTGCGGTCCTGACGACTCCAGTCGAGATCCCAGCCCTGGGCCTGGATCCGCCGCGAATGCCTGACCGTCCCGATCACGAGAAGCAGAACGATGGGATAACTCCAGACGGCAGAGAGGACGGCATAGACGAGCCGGATGACGTCAGGGCTGATCGCCTTGGCCAGATGAGCCCCCGTCCCCAATGCGTGGAGCGCGGTGACCCAGGCTGGCCAGAAGCGATCGGCATGCAACGTGATCATGATCATCACGACAAGCAGGATCAGGTCGACGACCATGACACCGACCTCCATCCCGGCGAACAATACCGGGATGTCGCGCTGGATGACGCTGGTGGAGAGCGCTGCCAGCAACAGGGCCAGGCCCGTCAACCGCTCCGGTGCCCCGCCCCGCAGGAGCGCGTAGCCGGACGCGGTCAACTGTATCGCGTAGAACACCCAGACCCGATCCAACTCTTATCTCCGCAGGACCGTCAGTCGGTCGTTCAGGCGACCGCGGCCAGATGGACCGGGGCGTCGAATTCGGTCGCAAGCCGCAGCGTGCCCTCGTTCGGCGGGCATTCCGCGGTGTCGCCGTAGCCGTAGAACTGGCCGAGACCGATCTCGGTACGGACATCGACCAACGCACGGTGTGCATCGATGAAGCGCTGCCGGACGGCGACCATCTCGAACGATGCCTGCGATACCATCTGTAACGCGGCAGCGCCGGTGCCGAGCGGCAGGTTCGCCGCAACGCGCTGCTGCATCAGCGTCGCCATGCACGAAGCGGTGAGCATCGCGGCCTTGTCGACCGCGGCCTCTGCCTCGAGAAAGTCATTGGCTACCCTGTCGGCGGCGCGGCGTCGTTCCCTCAACATCGAAATTCCTCCCCTGGGCACCGACGTTGCGGTGCCGTGCACAGGAGCGTTCTGCTCTCGGTTCGATCGTAACAGCGTCGTCAACGTCATCGCCATGTTGACCACCGCCATCGACGTGACAGCGATCAGTCCCATGAGTGCAAGCAGTCGAAATATCCTGTCGCCGATCGAAAACCGATTGCGCGCGCCCCCCGTCGATCCGCTGCCACGGGACAACCCAAGGAAGCGGCGAACAAACCCCCATGGCTCGATCTGATCGCTGCTTGCAGACTTGGAGGGGGTGGAGGGAACGTCGAGTGGTTCGGATGGTAGCCGTTCGTATGCGCCGGCCTGTTCGGCAGGTAATGCTGGCTCGGCAAGGGTACCAGCGTTGGACGCAGGACGGTCGCGAGCGAGCAGGACATCGTCCACCCCCTCACGCTCATGGTCTTGCAGCCGACGGGCCGCCTCGAACCGCGTGCCGACGCCGAGGATCTGGATCGCACGCTCGATCCGCTTGTCGATCGCAGACGGCGACACGCCGACGATCAGCGCGATCTCCTTCGAGTTGTGATGGGTCAGTACGAGCCGGAGACAGGCGCGTTGGGCTTCGGTCAACTGATCGATGCGTCCTGCGGTCATGCCGCGATGGTAGCGGGAACCCATGACGGTTGCACCTTCCGCGTGAGAGCGGAGGAAACTGAATTACAAACCCCTGAATTGGAA
This genomic window contains:
- a CDS encoding sigma factor-like helix-turn-helix DNA-binding protein; translation: MTAGRIDQLTEAQRACLRLVLTHHNSKEIALIVGVSPSAIDKRIERAIQILGVGTRFEAARRLQDHEREGVDDVLLARDRPASNAGTLAEPALPAEQAGAYERLPSEPLDVPSTPSKSASSDQIEPWGFVRRFLGLSRGSGSTGGARNRFSIGDRIFRLLALMGLIAVTSMAVVNMAMTLTTLLRSNREQNAPVHGTATSVPRGGISMLRERRRAADRVANDFLEAEAAVDKAAMLTASCMATLMQQRVAANLPLGTGAAALQMVSQASFEMVAVRQRFIDAHRALVDVRTEIGLGQFYGYGDTAECPPNEGTLRLATEFDAPVHLAAVA
- a CDS encoding winged helix DNA-binding protein, producing the protein MTYALAMAPINIAKRATPFAVSDTVLVDMARRLYELRKVRDAMLGDALFSEPAWDILLDLFISEHEQRRLSVSAVCIGARAPSATALRYLTMLQDADLVERIRDARDGRRSHVQLTVLGRLRMTNLLGRLVDA